From the Halomonas meridiana genome, one window contains:
- a CDS encoding nitrate reductase — protein MPQANRLVRTTCPYCGVGCGVTATLENGQLIAVEGDREHPANYGRLCVKGTALHETLGEQGRLLRPRVDGQEVSWEQALTTTAERLQAQRSAHGPQSVAAYLSGQLLTEDYYVANKLFKGFLGTPHLDTNSRLCMASAVAGYKRAFGADAVPCSYEDLEEAELVVLVGSNLAWNHPVLYQRLKVAKERNPLMRVVVIDPRVTDTCEIADLYLGIRPGSDAYLFNGLLAWMDAHNRLDSVYLERHTEGIDDALSTARQSAGSVEAVARECDVDPERLETLYYWFASQLHVVTLYSQGVNQSSSGTDKCNAIINCHLAGGKIGLPGAGPFSITGQPNAMGGREVGGLANQLAAHMDYHTQGARELVSRFWTTKHLNPALPDAPGYKAVELFDAIERGEITALWVMATNPAVSMPDGEKVRRALAKCPLVIVSECVANTDLLPFADIVLPASGWSEKDGTVTNSERRISRQRGMLPPPGEAKHDWWILCEVAKRLGVGEAFDYTHPWEIFDEHARLSGYENSGDTQRLFDISGLAGLGQAAYDALAPIQWPVTQQAPRGTARLFEDGRFATANGRAKLLPITPRPPAQPLSDDYPLRLNTGRVRDQWHTMTRTARSPRLMNHRAEPFIELHPDDAAQAGVTDQSLATLTAAAGEYRGRVRVSNAQRRGEVFVPMHWTDCFTKQGRSGALIQGYTDPLSGQPEAKQGAVAVGKLSVAWQATLLLANELDTPPSPWCRSDYWARIPMASCTRWQLADSQPVEDWLAQVEAWCGVPVSLWCDDPATGRLRATGVVNGRIRWWLMVGPPDELPGLAWLEARFKDATLETQHRRRLLAGCDDGAVDTGPVVCSCHQVGQASIVKAIHAGDTSVEALGARLACGTQCGSCLPELKAILEEERPHARAKQTANTEVA, from the coding sequence ATGCCACAGGCCAATCGGCTCGTCCGAACCACCTGCCCCTACTGCGGCGTCGGCTGCGGCGTTACCGCCACGTTGGAGAACGGTCAGCTCATCGCCGTCGAAGGAGACCGCGAGCACCCAGCTAATTACGGTCGCCTGTGCGTAAAAGGCACCGCGCTGCACGAAACCCTGGGCGAGCAGGGGCGCTTGCTGAGGCCGCGCGTGGACGGCCAGGAGGTCTCTTGGGAGCAGGCGCTCACCACCACCGCCGAACGCTTGCAAGCGCAGCGCAGCGCCCATGGCCCGCAGTCGGTGGCGGCGTATCTGTCTGGGCAACTCTTAACCGAAGATTATTACGTTGCCAACAAGCTGTTTAAAGGCTTCTTGGGGACCCCTCACCTGGATACCAACTCGCGGCTCTGCATGGCATCTGCCGTGGCGGGCTACAAGCGCGCCTTTGGGGCCGATGCGGTGCCTTGCAGCTATGAAGACCTAGAAGAGGCAGAGCTGGTGGTACTGGTGGGGTCTAACCTTGCCTGGAATCATCCGGTGCTCTATCAGCGCTTGAAGGTAGCCAAAGAGCGCAACCCGCTGATGCGGGTCGTGGTGATCGACCCCCGAGTGACCGACACCTGCGAAATTGCAGATCTTTACTTAGGCATTCGTCCGGGCAGCGATGCTTACCTGTTTAACGGGCTGTTGGCGTGGATGGACGCCCACAATCGCTTGGATAGCGTGTACCTAGAACGCCACACCGAGGGGATAGATGACGCGCTGAGCACTGCCAGGCAGAGTGCAGGCAGCGTGGAAGCCGTTGCCCGCGAGTGTGATGTGGACCCTGAACGCCTGGAAACCCTCTACTACTGGTTCGCCAGCCAGCTGCACGTGGTCACACTCTACTCCCAGGGGGTGAATCAATCCTCCAGCGGTACCGATAAGTGCAACGCGATTATCAACTGCCACCTAGCGGGTGGGAAAATCGGCCTGCCGGGGGCGGGGCCGTTTTCGATCACCGGCCAGCCCAACGCCATGGGCGGGCGAGAAGTGGGTGGGTTGGCGAATCAACTGGCGGCGCATATGGATTACCACACGCAGGGCGCTCGTGAATTGGTCAGCCGCTTCTGGACCACCAAGCATTTAAATCCGGCACTGCCTGACGCCCCGGGTTACAAAGCGGTAGAGCTCTTTGATGCCATCGAGCGTGGCGAGATTACCGCCCTGTGGGTGATGGCGACCAATCCGGCGGTGAGCATGCCGGATGGGGAGAAAGTGCGACGCGCGCTGGCAAAATGCCCGCTGGTAATTGTCTCGGAGTGCGTTGCCAATACCGACCTGCTGCCCTTTGCGGATATCGTGCTGCCCGCGTCGGGTTGGTCGGAGAAAGATGGCACGGTGACTAACTCAGAGCGGCGAATTTCCCGCCAGCGGGGGATGCTGCCTCCTCCTGGCGAAGCGAAGCACGACTGGTGGATACTCTGTGAAGTGGCAAAACGCTTGGGCGTAGGGGAAGCCTTCGATTACACCCACCCGTGGGAGATTTTCGATGAGCACGCACGCCTCTCTGGCTATGAGAATAGCGGCGATACCCAGCGGCTGTTCGATATCTCAGGGCTGGCAGGCCTGGGCCAAGCGGCTTATGATGCGCTCGCACCGATCCAGTGGCCCGTGACTCAGCAGGCTCCTCGCGGCACGGCAAGGCTGTTCGAAGATGGCCGGTTTGCTACGGCGAATGGCCGAGCCAAACTGCTGCCGATTACTCCGCGCCCACCGGCGCAGCCGCTGAGCGACGACTACCCGCTGCGCTTGAATACCGGTCGCGTGCGGGATCAGTGGCACACCATGACGCGTACCGCCCGTTCGCCGCGTTTGATGAACCACCGCGCCGAACCGTTCATTGAGCTGCACCCAGACGATGCGGCTCAGGCAGGCGTTACGGATCAAAGCTTGGCGACGTTGACCGCTGCCGCCGGGGAGTACCGTGGGCGGGTGCGGGTTTCCAACGCCCAGCGCCGAGGCGAAGTCTTCGTGCCGATGCATTGGACCGACTGCTTTACCAAGCAGGGGCGCAGCGGCGCATTGATTCAAGGGTATACCGACCCGCTCTCCGGGCAGCCGGAAGCCAAGCAGGGGGCGGTGGCGGTGGGCAAACTTTCCGTTGCTTGGCAGGCGACGCTGCTGCTAGCCAACGAATTGGATACGCCACCATCGCCCTGGTGTCGCAGCGACTACTGGGCACGCATTCCGATGGCAAGCTGCACCCGTTGGCAGCTAGCGGATAGCCAGCCGGTCGAGGATTGGCTGGCGCAGGTGGAGGCGTGGTGCGGCGTGCCTGTCTCTTTGTGGTGTGACGACCCGGCAACGGGTAGGCTGCGCGCAACGGGCGTAGTGAACGGGCGGATACGCTGGTGGTTGATGGTGGGACCACCCGACGAACTGCCCGGGCTTGCCTGGCTTGAAGCGCGCTTCAAGGACGCTACCCTGGAGACACAGCACCGTAGACGCCTGCTGGCCGGGTGCGACGATGGTGCCGTGGATACCGGACCGGTGGTGTGCAGCTGCCACCAGGTTGGCCAAGCCAGCATTGTGAAAGCGATTCATGCGGGCGATACCAGCGTTGAAGCGTTAGGCGCACGACTGGCCTGCGGCACCCAGTGCGGCAGCTGCCTACCCGAACTAAAAGCGATACTTGAAGAGGAGCGGCCCCATGCGCGCGCTAAGCAAACAGCTAACACAGAAGTGGCCTGA
- a CDS encoding molybdopterin-dependent oxidoreductase, producing MAKRLINKALVFLAGAFFFNVAQALEAPTGSVILEVTGNITHTNVGNEAHFDKAMLEALTQRTTVTSTPWHDGVVSFEGPLGRALLDAVGVEGEQLNVVALNDYSSTVPVSDFYEHDVILAMQADGQPLRIRDHGPLFIIYPFDENPSLLNEEILTRSVWQVKRIEVE from the coding sequence ATGGCTAAGCGTCTGATTAATAAAGCTCTTGTTTTCCTAGCCGGTGCGTTTTTCTTCAATGTGGCGCAGGCGCTCGAGGCGCCGACCGGCAGCGTCATTTTAGAAGTGACGGGCAACATTACTCACACCAATGTGGGTAACGAAGCGCATTTCGATAAAGCGATGCTAGAAGCGCTCACGCAGCGTACCACCGTCACTAGCACGCCGTGGCATGACGGCGTCGTGAGTTTTGAAGGGCCGCTGGGAAGAGCGTTATTAGACGCCGTGGGTGTTGAAGGGGAGCAGTTGAACGTCGTGGCGCTCAATGATTACTCCTCCACGGTACCGGTCAGTGATTTCTATGAACATGACGTCATTTTGGCCATGCAGGCCGATGGACAGCCGCTGAGAATTCGTGATCACGGGCCGCTATTCATCATTTATCCCTTCGATGAAAACCCCTCGCTCTTGAACGAAGAGATCCTTACCCGCTCCGTGTGGCAGGTCAAGCGCATCGAGGTCGAGTAG
- the dkgB gene encoding 2,5-didehydrogluconate reductase DkgB: MHNDAPNPGFGTFRLEGDTLTKSIHAALEAGYRHIDTAQFYDNEAGVGKAIASSGVPREEIFLTTKVWFDKLEPAALKASVDESLEKLGTDYVDLLLIHWPSPNDAVPMADYLTALKEVKQAGKAHHIGVSNFTIAQLDEAVDILGEGEIFTNQIEVHPFLQNRRLVQHCEKLGIKVTAFMPLAVGKVLDEPALQRIADAHGANPAQVTLAWIHQLGYLTIPSSTKARNIQSNIDAFKLTLSESEMAQIAELDRHERIANPDFAPQWDDQPLGH, encoded by the coding sequence ATGCACAACGACGCTCCGAACCCCGGTTTTGGTACTTTTCGTTTGGAAGGCGATACGTTAACGAAGAGCATACACGCGGCCCTGGAGGCAGGTTACCGCCATATCGATACCGCTCAGTTTTACGATAACGAAGCGGGCGTTGGCAAAGCGATTGCCTCTAGCGGTGTTCCCCGTGAAGAGATTTTTCTGACCACGAAAGTGTGGTTCGACAAGCTCGAACCCGCCGCGCTGAAGGCCAGCGTCGATGAAAGCCTGGAAAAGCTGGGCACCGACTATGTAGACCTGCTGCTTATCCACTGGCCGTCGCCGAACGATGCGGTGCCCATGGCAGACTACTTAACCGCCTTGAAAGAAGTGAAGCAGGCGGGCAAAGCGCACCATATCGGCGTGTCGAATTTTACCATTGCACAGCTCGATGAAGCGGTGGATATCTTAGGCGAAGGTGAGATCTTTACGAACCAGATTGAGGTTCACCCGTTCCTGCAAAATCGCCGCTTAGTGCAGCACTGCGAAAAGCTCGGCATCAAAGTGACGGCCTTTATGCCGCTCGCTGTTGGCAAAGTGCTCGATGAGCCTGCGCTGCAGCGCATTGCGGATGCACATGGGGCCAACCCGGCGCAAGTGACCTTGGCGTGGATCCATCAACTGGGCTACCTGACCATTCCGTCGTCCACTAAGGCGCGTAACATTCAAAGCAACATCGATGCCTTCAAACTGACCCTGAGCGAGTCAGAAATGGCGCAGATTGCTGAACTGGATCGCCATGAGCGTATTGCAAATCCCGATTTTGCTCCACAGTGGGACGACCAGCCGTTAGGTCATTAG
- the nirB gene encoding nitrite reductase large subunit NirB, which produces MSTPTTSSNTQKLIIVGNGMVGHHFAEQLVESGALAGFEVTMFGEERHRAYDRVHLSEYFSGRDAESLALCDGDYYHTHGIQLRSGEAVTAIDREQQLVVTEQGHYAYDKLVLATGSFPFVPPIPGNDSEGCLVYRTLDDLDAIQAAAKNATNGVVVGGGLLGLEAANALRGLNLDTAVVEFAPRLMPMQVDSEGGELLKEKIEALGVQVLTERATQRIEPGDTSRLRMVFQDDKVLETDLIVFSAGIRPQDTLARECGLTIGERGGVVIDDQCRTNDPNILAIGEVALWNQSIFGLVAPGYQMAKTAVATLTGGDTCFSGADMSTKLKLLGVDVGSIGDAHGNQNPGARMFRYLDPLTQVYRKLVVTSDGKKLLGAMLVGDNSVYDTLLQYYANGIELPQEPASLILPQQSGAAPALGPDALPETAMICSCHNVTKGSICSAIDAGAADLGSVKGATKASTGCGGCAALLKSVVDHELEARGVEVDKSICEHFAHTRQGLYDIVRVEGIKTFSELVEKHGNAETHRLGCDICKPAVASILASCFNEPITDAAHVPLQDTNDTFMANMQKNGTYSVVPRIAGGEITPDKLVVLGQVAQKYQLYTKITGGQRIDLFGARLEDLPAIWGELIEAGFETGHAYGKSLRTVKSCVGSTWCRYGVQDSVGMAIQLENRYKGLRAPHKIKFGVSGCTRECAEAQSKDIGIIATENGWNLYVCGNGGMRPRHAELFATDLDDEQLYRTIDRFLMFYVRTADRLQRTSVWRENLEGGLDYLKEVILEDSLGISDELERQMQHVVDSYQCEWANAISDPEKLKRFRSFVNDARPDPSIIMTSERGQLRPA; this is translated from the coding sequence ATGTCTACTCCAACCACGTCTTCCAACACGCAAAAGTTGATCATTGTAGGCAACGGCATGGTCGGCCACCATTTTGCCGAGCAGCTCGTGGAAAGCGGCGCGCTGGCAGGGTTTGAGGTGACGATGTTTGGCGAAGAGCGCCACCGTGCCTACGACCGCGTGCACTTATCCGAGTACTTTAGCGGCCGCGATGCGGAGTCGCTTGCGCTGTGCGATGGCGATTACTACCACACCCACGGCATTCAACTACGCAGTGGCGAAGCGGTCACCGCGATTGACCGCGAACAACAGCTGGTGGTGACCGAACAGGGCCACTACGCCTATGACAAGCTCGTGCTGGCTACCGGCTCCTTTCCCTTTGTGCCGCCCATTCCCGGCAACGACAGCGAAGGCTGCTTGGTCTACCGTACGTTGGATGACTTGGATGCCATTCAGGCAGCGGCCAAAAACGCCACCAACGGCGTGGTCGTGGGTGGCGGCTTGCTCGGTTTGGAAGCCGCCAACGCGCTGCGCGGGCTGAACCTGGACACTGCCGTGGTGGAGTTCGCCCCGCGCCTGATGCCCATGCAGGTAGATAGCGAAGGCGGCGAACTGCTGAAAGAGAAAATCGAAGCTCTCGGCGTTCAGGTACTCACCGAGCGGGCCACCCAGCGTATCGAACCCGGCGACACCAGCCGCCTGCGGATGGTCTTCCAAGACGACAAAGTGCTGGAAACCGACCTGATCGTCTTTTCCGCCGGTATTCGCCCGCAAGATACCCTCGCCCGGGAGTGCGGCTTGACCATTGGCGAGCGCGGCGGCGTGGTGATCGATGACCAGTGCCGCACCAACGACCCGAATATCCTCGCCATCGGCGAGGTAGCGCTGTGGAATCAGAGTATCTTCGGCCTCGTGGCACCTGGCTACCAAATGGCCAAAACGGCCGTCGCCACGCTGACGGGGGGCGATACTTGTTTTAGCGGCGCCGATATGAGCACCAAACTAAAACTGCTGGGCGTGGATGTCGGTTCCATTGGCGATGCCCACGGCAATCAAAATCCTGGCGCCCGCATGTTCCGCTACCTCGATCCGCTCACCCAGGTCTACCGCAAACTGGTCGTCACCAGCGACGGTAAGAAGCTGCTGGGGGCCATGCTGGTGGGCGATAACAGTGTGTATGACACGCTGTTGCAGTACTACGCCAACGGCATCGAGCTTCCCCAAGAGCCCGCATCGCTCATTCTGCCGCAACAAAGCGGTGCCGCCCCGGCGCTGGGGCCGGATGCCTTGCCGGAAACGGCGATGATCTGCTCCTGTCACAACGTGACGAAAGGCAGCATCTGCAGTGCCATCGACGCGGGCGCGGCGGACCTTGGCAGCGTTAAAGGCGCGACCAAAGCCAGCACCGGCTGCGGCGGCTGCGCGGCGCTGCTCAAAAGCGTGGTGGATCACGAATTGGAAGCCCGTGGCGTCGAAGTGGATAAATCGATCTGCGAGCACTTCGCCCATACCCGCCAAGGACTTTACGACATCGTACGTGTCGAAGGCATCAAGACATTCAGCGAGCTAGTGGAGAAGCACGGCAATGCCGAGACGCATCGCCTCGGCTGCGATATCTGCAAACCGGCGGTGGCCTCGATTCTCGCCTCCTGCTTCAACGAACCGATTACCGACGCCGCCCATGTGCCGCTGCAGGACACCAACGACACCTTCATGGCCAATATGCAGAAAAACGGCACCTACTCAGTAGTGCCGCGCATTGCGGGCGGTGAAATTACCCCCGACAAGCTAGTGGTGCTAGGGCAAGTGGCCCAGAAGTATCAGCTCTACACCAAGATTACCGGTGGCCAGCGCATTGACCTGTTCGGCGCACGGCTAGAAGACCTGCCAGCCATTTGGGGCGAACTGATTGAAGCGGGCTTTGAGACCGGCCACGCCTACGGCAAGTCGCTGCGCACGGTGAAATCCTGTGTGGGCAGCACCTGGTGCCGCTACGGCGTGCAGGACAGCGTGGGCATGGCGATTCAGTTAGAGAACCGTTACAAGGGCCTGCGCGCACCGCACAAGATCAAGTTTGGCGTTTCCGGCTGTACCCGGGAGTGCGCCGAAGCGCAGAGCAAAGACATTGGCATTATCGCCACCGAAAACGGCTGGAACCTCTACGTGTGCGGCAACGGCGGTATGCGCCCCCGCCATGCAGAACTCTTCGCCACCGATTTAGATGATGAGCAGCTCTACCGCACCATCGACCGCTTTTTGATGTTCTACGTACGCACCGCTGACCGTTTGCAGCGCACCTCGGTATGGCGGGAAAACCTGGAAGGCGGCCTGGACTACCTGAAGGAGGTGATTCTGGAAGACAGCCTGGGTATCAGCGATGAGCTGGAGCGCCAAATGCAGCACGTGGTGGATAGCTACCAGTGCGAGTGGGCCAACGCCATCAGCGACCCGGAAAAGTTAAAGCGTTTTAGAAGTTTCGTGAACGATGCGCGACCCGACCCTTCCATCATCATGACTTCCGAGCGCGGCCAGCTGCGCCCTGCTTAA
- a CDS encoding NAD(P)/FAD-dependent oxidoreductase produces METASRCSQNEHLVIIGNGMACHRLLEALVKHPQRPRRITVVGEEPVPAYNRILLSPLLAGELAPEALTLQDASWYADNNITLTLGDRVTSIDRERRLLITHRGDTLSYDRLVIATGSRPTLPAVPGITLDGVHTFRDLRDADALEAIAQQGGNAVVIGGGLLGLEAAEGLRKRGGSALTVSVLQRSERLMNRQLDTTAAQLLEATLRERGITIETGASLAALEDNGHGQVQSVTLSDGRKLAADSVIVAAGITPNAELGQQSGLMYDRAIVVDGHLTTSDDHIYALGECCQFEQHTYGLVEPIWRQVEVLAAVLCGEHPAAYQEAPTATKLKVSGVSLFAFGPTEPAAKHEELRYQDPETGDYCRLLLHQGRLIGAVLYGDTRHGPWYFEQALAATDLTACRHLLLFGATDAQTALDNHLDNPLDTLSSPLSLTREAA; encoded by the coding sequence ATGGAAACCGCTTCCCGGTGCTCACAGAACGAACACCTCGTCATTATCGGTAACGGCATGGCTTGCCACCGACTACTTGAAGCGCTGGTGAAACATCCGCAGCGTCCCCGCCGTATCACAGTGGTGGGTGAGGAGCCGGTACCTGCCTATAACCGCATTTTGCTCTCTCCTTTGCTGGCGGGCGAATTGGCGCCTGAGGCGCTCACTCTGCAAGACGCCTCCTGGTACGCTGATAACAACATCACACTGACACTTGGCGACCGCGTGACCTCCATCGACCGCGAACGCCGCCTGCTCATCACGCACCGGGGAGACACCTTAAGCTACGACCGATTAGTGATAGCCACTGGCTCGCGCCCCACGCTGCCAGCGGTGCCTGGCATCACGCTTGACGGTGTTCATACGTTTCGTGACCTGCGCGATGCCGACGCCTTAGAAGCCATTGCTCAGCAAGGCGGCAACGCCGTGGTGATTGGCGGCGGCTTACTTGGATTAGAAGCCGCTGAAGGGCTGCGCAAACGGGGCGGTAGCGCGCTCACCGTCAGCGTTTTGCAGCGCAGCGAGCGGTTGATGAACCGCCAGCTAGACACCACCGCCGCCCAATTGCTGGAAGCCACGCTGCGCGAGCGCGGTATCACTATTGAAACCGGCGCATCGCTTGCTGCCTTGGAAGATAACGGCCACGGGCAGGTGCAGTCGGTCACACTGAGCGATGGCCGGAAGCTAGCTGCCGACAGCGTGATTGTCGCGGCGGGTATTACCCCCAATGCGGAGCTGGGCCAGCAAAGCGGGCTTATGTACGACCGCGCCATTGTGGTGGATGGGCACCTCACCACCTCAGACGACCACATTTATGCACTGGGCGAATGCTGCCAGTTCGAGCAGCACACTTACGGGCTGGTGGAACCTATTTGGCGACAGGTAGAAGTGCTGGCCGCCGTGCTGTGTGGTGAACACCCAGCGGCGTATCAAGAAGCCCCCACGGCCACCAAACTCAAGGTCAGCGGAGTGAGCCTGTTTGCCTTTGGCCCCACCGAGCCAGCCGCCAAGCACGAAGAGCTTCGTTATCAAGACCCGGAAACCGGCGACTACTGCCGCCTGCTGCTCCATCAAGGCCGCCTTATCGGTGCGGTGCTGTATGGCGATACCCGCCACGGCCCCTGGTATTTCGAGCAGGCGCTGGCCGCGACCGACCTAACCGCGTGCCGCCACCTGTTGCTGTTTGGCGCAACCGATGCCCAAACAGCGCTCGATAACCATCTCGACAACCCTCTCGACACCCTGTCATCCCCTTTATCTCTCACCCGTGAGGCGGCTTAG
- a CDS encoding response regulator transcription factor: MHIGVLEDDLDQQAFIEQCLLSAGHRVSLFGRASELRRATQEQRFDFLIIDWRLPDGCGMDVVSHLRQNDGWRGPILFITASQGEDDVVKALEQGADDFLAKPLRPKEFLARVSALGRRAGYDTPRPSATCPSAFSINTDEHTICVDGHAVELTEREYRLATLFFSKVGELLSRAHLLELVWGIKGDVSTRTVDTHVSRLRRKLELDGRHGLRLRSVYQSGYRMEVCSISTVEQAAN, translated from the coding sequence ATGCATATCGGCGTGCTGGAAGATGATCTCGACCAACAAGCGTTCATTGAGCAGTGCCTGCTTTCTGCAGGGCATCGAGTCTCGCTCTTTGGCAGGGCAAGTGAATTAAGGCGCGCAACGCAGGAGCAGCGCTTCGATTTCCTCATCATCGACTGGCGCCTGCCGGATGGCTGCGGCATGGACGTGGTCAGCCACTTGCGACAAAACGACGGTTGGCGTGGCCCCATTCTGTTCATTACCGCAAGCCAGGGGGAAGACGACGTGGTCAAAGCGCTGGAACAAGGCGCCGATGACTTTCTAGCGAAGCCGCTGCGCCCCAAAGAGTTTCTCGCCCGCGTCAGCGCCTTGGGTCGCCGCGCCGGTTACGACACACCCCGCCCCTCTGCCACCTGCCCCAGCGCTTTCTCAATCAATACCGATGAGCACACCATTTGCGTCGATGGCCATGCCGTTGAATTGACCGAACGCGAGTACCGTCTGGCCACGCTGTTCTTTTCCAAAGTGGGTGAACTGTTGAGCCGTGCTCATTTACTGGAATTGGTTTGGGGCATCAAAGGCGATGTCTCGACACGCACGGTGGATACCCATGTCAGCCGTTTACGCCGCAAGTTAGAGTTGGACGGTCGGCACGGGCTACGCCTTCGCAGCGTCTACCAATCGGGCTACCGCATGGAAGTGTGCAGCATCTCTACCGTAGAGCAAGCGGCCAATTGA
- the arfA gene encoding alternative ribosome rescue factor ArfA — MKQHKVRNNALKAQLRTPMFKMQQQTPKKGKGSYSRKGRHAQKGSSSIGVSALRGHRQAA, encoded by the coding sequence GTGAAACAGCATAAGGTTCGCAATAACGCGCTAAAGGCACAATTACGTACGCCCATGTTCAAAATGCAGCAGCAAACGCCTAAGAAAGGCAAAGGCAGCTACTCTCGCAAAGGGCGTCATGCACAGAAGGGGTCGTCTTCGATCGGTGTTAGCGCCCTGAGAGGGCATCGCCAAGCCGCTTGA
- the cobA gene encoding uroporphyrinogen-III C-methyltransferase, with protein MRALSKQLTQKWPEALWRLGQRAWAPFSRDTATRLRLPLSGECHPGTVYLVGAGSGDVELLTLKAARLLMQADAVVYDRLVGDEALGLIPPGTERYYVGKASGHHSMPQAEIGELIVSLAQAGKSVVRLKGGDPGVFGRMGEELAALAEAGLPAEIVPGITAASAAAAGMGIPLTDRGHAQQVRFITAQLCREGGMPDWASLARQDETLVFYMGLSKVAAICHGLRQAGLPDTWPIMLVANASQPEQQALVGTLADMPERLAAQPLPSPCLIMVGSVVSMVAHSPAATGAKVLPCQQA; from the coding sequence ATGCGCGCGCTAAGCAAACAGCTAACACAGAAGTGGCCTGAAGCGCTGTGGCGCTTGGGTCAGCGGGCGTGGGCGCCATTTAGTCGCGATACCGCCACGCGCTTGCGCTTGCCGTTAAGCGGTGAGTGCCACCCAGGCACCGTCTATTTGGTCGGCGCGGGCAGCGGCGATGTGGAGCTGCTGACGCTGAAAGCCGCACGGTTGCTGATGCAGGCAGACGCAGTGGTGTATGACCGCCTTGTTGGAGACGAAGCGCTAGGGCTTATTCCTCCGGGCACCGAGCGCTACTATGTTGGTAAAGCCAGCGGCCATCACAGCATGCCTCAGGCGGAGATTGGTGAGCTGATCGTCTCCCTGGCCCAGGCAGGCAAATCGGTAGTGCGCTTGAAGGGCGGCGATCCTGGCGTGTTTGGGCGCATGGGCGAAGAGCTAGCGGCTCTGGCCGAGGCCGGGCTGCCCGCCGAGATTGTGCCGGGTATTACCGCCGCCTCCGCCGCAGCGGCGGGGATGGGGATACCACTCACCGATCGCGGCCACGCCCAGCAGGTACGTTTTATTACGGCGCAGCTATGCCGGGAAGGCGGTATGCCGGACTGGGCGTCGCTGGCGCGTCAAGATGAGACCCTGGTGTTCTACATGGGGCTCTCCAAAGTGGCCGCCATTTGCCACGGCCTGCGCCAAGCGGGCCTGCCCGATACGTGGCCTATCATGCTGGTGGCCAACGCCAGCCAGCCCGAGCAGCAGGCCCTGGTAGGCACGTTGGCCGATATGCCCGAACGCCTCGCCGCTCAACCGCTGCCATCGCCCTGCCTCATCATGGTGGGCAGTGTGGTCAGTATGGTGGCCCATAGCCCAGCTGCGACGGGCGCAAAAGTGCTGCCTTGCCAGCAGGCCTGA